From the genome of Mycobacterium kansasii ATCC 12478:
TGGCGGCTGTATTCGGCGGTGATACGCGCGGCTTCGCTCAAACCTCTTGCAAAGACCGGTGTTCGGTGAGGACGCAGAAGATTTACGCGTTCATCAGGTCGGCCGGCATTCCGCGTATCGAGTGTGCGATGACGGCTTTGAGTGTGCGGTGGCGGCTTCGAGCGTGAACGTAGGGTGGTAAATCCGCGAATGGCCCGCCCTGACGGCACGCTCGGCGCCATCAGTGCACACTCCGCGCCATGAGCGCACGCTCGGCGCCATCAGCGGGCCGTGCGGCCCGCATCGTCGCCACGGCTGGGTCTGGTTGCCGGGCTCCTCAGCGGGCCGTGCGGCCCGCATCGTCGCCACGGCTGGGTCTGGTTGCCGGGCTCCTCAGCGGGCCGTGCGGCCCGCATCGTCGCCACGGCTGGGTCTGGTTGCCGGGCTCCTCAGCGGGCCGTGCGGCCCGCATCGTCGCCACGGCTAGGCTCGTGCGATGGCTTCCGTTGAGATGACCGCCGACGTTCCGATGCCCCCCCGCGACACCTGGGAACACGTCTCCAATCTTTCAGAGTTGGGCGATTGGCTGGTGATCCACGAGGGATGGCGCAGCGAGCTACCGGACGAACTGAGCGAGGGCGTCGAAATCGTGGGGGTGGCCCGGGCCAAGGGCATGCGCAACCGGGTCACGTGGACGGTGACCAAATGGGACCCGCCGCACGAGGTCGCGCTGTCCGGCTCCGGCAAGGGCGGCGCCAAGTACGGCGTTACCCTCACGGTCACGCCGACCAAGGACGGGTCCGGCCTCGGCTTGCGTCTCGAGCTGGGCGGTCGTGCGTTGTTCGGGCCGGTGGGTTCGGCGGCTGCACGAGCCGTCAAGGGCGACGTTGAAAAGTCGCTGCAGCAGTTCGTCGAGCTGTATGCCTAGCGACCACAAGACACACTCCGCGACACGCCCGAAAGCCGTCGGTGCTCAGTCATAGACTGGCGTCCCTATGAGCGGTTCATCTTCGCGGTCCTTCGTGCACCTGCATAACCACACCGAGTACTCGATGCTGGACGGTGCCGCGAAGATCAACCCCATGCTGGCCGAGGTCGAGCGGCTGCAGATGCCGGCGATCGGGATGACCGATCACGGAAACATGTTCGGCGCCAGCGAGTT
Proteins encoded in this window:
- a CDS encoding type II toxin-antitoxin system Rv0910 family toxin, whose protein sequence is MASVEMTADVPMPPRDTWEHVSNLSELGDWLVIHEGWRSELPDELSEGVEIVGVARAKGMRNRVTWTVTKWDPPHEVALSGSGKGGAKYGVTLTVTPTKDGSGLGLRLELGGRALFGPVGSAAARAVKGDVEKSLQQFVELYA